TTTAATagtctttttttctgcagacaaacgtttaaaacataaaaaagaattTCTTTAAAATCAACATTGAGATTTTTTCTAttgaaacattttcataaaGATTTGTatcaacaaaaactaaactggTGACAAGTTCTTTTTTCATGAACTCATGTTTCAGGTGCGTTACACAACAGCGCCACCATTGGTCCGATACAGATATAGCAAAGGTCATGACCCAGGAAGTCATCATATTAAAGCAGATTGAGCATCAGTTTTCtcaaaaacaagtcaacacatttgtttttgaccttaatgtaaaataattcatttcaaCACACATCTGACATCCTTCTTACAAGCCCCGCCCCATCTGACATTCCCTGCCCCTTTCTTGTTTCCACACTGAATTTTAGGACAACACCCTCTTTTCCTCATACGGAGACTCGTACGCCTCCATGGGTGGACACGTGCACACCAGGTTCTGGTCGCCGTAGATGTCGTCAATCCTGGAGATGCTGGGCCAGAATTTAGTCTCAGGTTTGATGAAGGGCTGAAgtaagacagagacaaacagggaCATGAATGTCCTCACCTTCATCTATTTTCTCCtcataataaataaagcagTTAAGTAAAGACACTCACCAGAGGAAAAGAAGCAAACTCTCTGGAGTACGGTCTGTCCCAGTTTGACGAAGACACGCAGGCGAGAGAGTGAGGCGCCAtctgcaggacaaacacacacagtgagacacacacacacacacacacacacacatgcagtgatgACACTGACCTTGAGTGCATTGACGCGTGCATCCATGCGGCCATCTTCGATGTCCGTGATTTCCTGTCTGATCGCTAACAGCGCGTCACAGAAGCGGTCGAGCTCGGCTTTGTCCTCTGACTCTGTCGGCTCGATCATCAGAGTTCCTGTGACCGGCCACGACATGGTGGGGGCGTggaaacctacacacacacacgcacagttagTTGTTGATTGTTGATCAagtacaagtgtgtgtatgtatatatatttatatatatacatatatacacacacacagttatatgtacatatatatgtaaatagacTTATAGACATGAATGGACTTTACCGTAGTCCTGCAGTCTCTTGGCGACGTCCACAGCCTCGATGTTCGCTGTCCTCTTAAACGGCCTCAGATCCACAATAAACTCATGAGCTACAAAACCTGTCCACACCAAAGATCATGAAGATTTGAAATCATCACATGACTCGAGGACGTTGGGACGTGTTGGTGCTTTCCTACCTTTGGATCCTTGGTACAGGATCTTATAAGGACCCTCCAGTCTCTTAGCCATGTAGTTGGCGTTGAGTATGGCCACCTCGGTCGCATGACGCAGTCCTTTAGATCCCATCatctaaacaacacaaacaatgactCATCAAAAACACTCATCCTGTTCATCCTCTCACTCGTCACTGGAATGACATGATGAAGTCCAGGTTCTGGACCATCACAAGGACATCAACATGAAACAAGCACTCCCTAAACGCTTGTCTGTGTCCAAACAAAACTGCTACTCCTGGACATGAGTGTCCTCTACAAAGTGTCCTCCACATGAAGCACTCAGTGACCACAACTGTCTCCCTGTCTggtaatgtatttatttatgttatgatttttttttcatttttgtcgcCTTCACtaacctccctcctctccttcactaacctccttccctcctctccttcactaccctctctccctcctctccttcactaccatctctccctcctctccttcactaacctccttccctcctctcctaCACTGACATTTGAGGCAGATCATTACTCAGAGAGTCCAGCAGTGGGCGACAGACGTGtcctgtagtgtgtgtgtgtgtcatgttaaaCTTTGACCTTTATGTAAGCCCAGGAGATCGGCAGGATGGCGCTGGATCCCCAGGGGGCGGCGCTGATGGTTCCCAGTGAACTGCTGGAGTTAACCGACGCCATGGCAACCACTGGGTGACTTGGCAGGAAGGGAGCGAGGTGGGACTTCCTGAAAAGAGTCAGGGTTAAAGGTCAtttgactggtgtgtgtgtgtgtgtgtgtgtgtgtgtgtgtgtgtgtgtgtgtgtgtgtgtcctacacTCCAATTGGGCCCATGCCCGGTCCTCCTCCGCCGTGGGGGATACAGAAGGTTTTGTGCAGGTTCAGATGAGACACATCAGAACCATAATCTCCAGGACGACACAAACCCACCTGAGGACAAACGGGAGAAAGGTGGAGCCTGTTGTAGTGTGGTCTATTGacagcagtgtttgtttgttgtctgcaGAGAGGAACAAGGAGCCTGTATGCCTCCTTGGTGATCAGATGTACAGatcatgtatgcatgtatgtatatacatatacatcagAGACACCCTccgtccttagaccctctgtcgtCTCTTTtttacagagagagacagacggacatgGACAGAGACATCTCTTATACGATAAGTACCGAGAGTTGACATGTAATCATGAATCATAAAGACATAATTAATCATGTGACCTGGGCGTTCATGTTTGCTCCGTCCAGATAAACCTGTCCCCCGTTCTCATGGATTAGGTCACACACGTCTCTGATTTGTTCTTCAAACACACCGAAGGTGGACGGATATGTGATCATCATGGCTGCCAGGCTCGCCTTATGTTTGTCCACCTGTGAGACAGAAACCAccgttgttgttattattattattattgttattattaataagtgGAACCAGAATCCAttgtgatgtcatctaaagtggaAATGTGGTCagagtttttctctgaggttttTATGGCCGAGtagaaaagtagaaagttacagttgatccaggacttaatgtctctgagacaacCTGATTTATTGTGTCATCTGCATCACAATGAAAGTGagtgttgtgctttctaatcaTGTTTCCTAAAGGAAGCAAAAGTATAGGCCTGagcactgagccctgtggaactccacaattaactttagTTTGTAATGatgctttatcattaacatgaacaaactggaatctatcagataagtatgatttaaaccagcagagggcagcacctgtgataccaagagtctgctccagtcTCTGCAATaaaatattatgatcaatggagTCAAAgcaggacaagtaaagagactagaccattatctgaagtactaactttaactagtgctatGATGTCATctcaaacctgactgaaaatcttcaaacagggcGTTCATGTGCTGTTTATTCAATTATCAgtgttaaaccatggtgctcgtctcatctgattcaccactttctttttcagagtggCAACAGAAGCTAaagtagtacgcagtgaggccgCTACAcaatcaacaaggttatctatgagggcggagACTAAAATCACAGCAGGTAACTTcactttgttattattataataacaatgtttGAACAAAAGTCATCTTTGTGTGGGTGTGATTCACAAAGTTAGGTTTCAGTTAAAACTCTGAGTTTGTTAAACTGTCTCaggtttgattttcttttctttctgaaaCCGAAAACCTGGAGGAAAAACTCCAGCCTGTTTCAGGATCAGGAAGCAACTTTAACTCAGTGACAGTTACCATGGTAACGGTCATGGTAACACAAAGATTAAACTCAGAGTTCAGGATTGCAAAACTCCTCCCTCTGATGACCTCACCAGCGCCTTGAGATGAACCAGGTCGATGTTTCCGTCTTTGTCCACTTCCACAACCTGAACCTTCATTCCTGCCATTTGAGCACTCGCTGGATTAGTGCCGTGAGCCGATTTAGGGATTAGACAAACCTAaagtcaacaaaacaacacaacaaagtgagCCGATTTAGGGATTAGACAAAcctaaagtaaacaaaacaacacaacaaagtgagCCGATTTAGGGATTAGACAAAcctaaagtaaacaaaacaacacacacaacacaaacctaaagtaaacaaaacaacacaacaacacaataaagtgAGCCGATTTAGGGAGTAGACAAACCTAAAgtcaacaaaacaatacaacaaagtGAGCCGATTCAGGGAGTAGACAAACctaaaaccaacaaaacaacacaaagtgaGCCGATTTAGGGATTAGACAAACctaaaatcaacaaaacaacacaataaagtgAGCCAATTTATGGATTAGACAAACCTAaggtcaacaaaacaacacaacacaatgaagTGAGCCGATTTAGGGAGTAGACAAACCTAaagtcaacaacacaacacaataaagtgAGCCAATTTAGGGATTAGACAAACCTAaagtcaacaaaacaacacaacatcaagAACAAGTTCATGATTTACAAATCAAGCAAACTAAACAACATTAGTGCTTCACATTGTGTGTGAAGTCTGATtcagtgtgtattgtgtgttgtgtagtgtatgtttgtgtgtgtgtagtgtgtgttctTTTCAGTTTGAACTCGATGTTTGTCACAAACTGAGGTGTGGGGTTTTTTATGGTGAAAAAGTGCTGAGTCGTCCTCATTACTGTGCGACTTATCTCACCGTGTTTATGGTCACTGGTCACGCTGaactgttgcatgatgggaatAAAGTTCACAGTCAAGGACTCGTGATAAAACAGAGAATACACCTTTAATCTCTGGgactaaaataataatcttcttttatcttttataaGCTCCAGAGTTGAATATTATATCATCATTTAATATGGAAGGGTTAGTTAATGTtagaagtatttatttatttatgaggaCGAGGGCGTGGACGTGGAGAGGACATGGGTGAGGGTGTGGACGAGGACGAGGGCGTTGAACACGGAAGAGAAACTGAttacattcattcagtcatttaacAAACAATCATCACAttgatcaataaataaaagagttgTTAGTTGCAGTACCACTGTTGACCACTAATGGCCACACTTTGATTATCTCTGtcacttacattacattacatcacttacacttctttgtctttgtccttttGAGTTCAGATAAGCTTTGATAGCAGCGAGGCCAGCGTATTCTCCCTGAGCCCcactgtaacacaacaacacacacactgttacacattgtaacacaaccacacactgagtcacacgcagacacacactgtctggTCACCTGTTGGGTTGAAAGGAGATCTTGTCGTATCCGGTCACTTCACACAAATCTTTCTCCAGTTGTTTGAACAGAGTTTGATAACCTTCAGCTTGATCCAGAGGAACAAACGGGTGCATGTTGGAGAACTCCTTCCATGTGATGggctgaggacagacagacagagagacagacaggcggaGAAGGTCAGTGAACTTTGAagtcctgtctgtgtgtgtgaatgaatgaatgattgaatgaatgaacagtGACTCACCATGAGTTCAGACGAGCTGTTCAGCTTCATGGTGCACGAGCCCTGAACAACACAAACCTCAGTGAGCTGCATcatgtgtgaatggatgaatgctCACCAGTGGGATCATGCTGTGAACCAGTGAGATGTCTCTGAACGTGAATcatgtgtgaatggatgaatgctCACCAGTGGGATCATGCTGTGAACCAGTGAGATGTCTCTGAACGTGAATcatgtgtgaatggatgaatgctCACCAGTGGGATCATGCTGTGAACCAGTGAGATGTCTTTGTTCTCCAGACGCTTCATGTATCGAACAATGTTTGTCTCTGAGTGAAAACTGGAAACAAAGTTCACTTTGTTACAAACAGTAAACACATGAACATCATGGATTCATCATCACAAATTAATGACATAATTAGATTAGCAGACACAAGTAAGATCATCTAGAGCAAGAAATGctcctgtgtgaatgtgtccaGTGTGGTTGTATATCAAATGTAAAAGTGAAATTTAAGATTTTAACAAATGCACCAGGCAAGATCTGCAGAGCTGgtgaagttttctttttgcagggGGCGCTACAACTGAGTGAgtttgagtgaatgagtgtgtatgtgagagtgactgagtgaatgagtgtgtgagtgagtaacacatatacagtacaaatgtaaatataaactaACCTGTTAAAAATCTGGTGTGTCAGATACTTGCTTGTCCTTTTGAAAGGACTTCCCATGATGCCTTTCACCCGTTCACCCATCTTCTCAGCCATCAGCtcctgaaaatgaaacattataataacattgtttttctcaCCAGTGGGATCATGCTGTGAACCAGTGAGATGTCTTTGTTCTCCAGACGCTTCATGTATCGAACAATGTTTGTCTCTGAGTGAAAACTGGAAACAAAGTTCACTTTGTTACAAACAGTAAACACATGAACATCATGGATTCATCATCACAAATTAATGACATAATTAGATTAGCAGACACAAGTAAGATCATCTAGAGCAAGAAATGctcctgtgtgaatgtgtccaGTGTGGTTGTATATCAAATGTAAAAGTGAAATTTAAGATTTTAACAAATGCACCAGGCAAGATCTGCAGAGCTGgtgaagttttctttttgcagggGGCGCTACAACTGAGTGAgtttgagtgaatgagtgtgtatgtgagagtgactgagtgaatgagtgtgtgagtgagtaacacatatacagtacaaatgtaaatataaactaACCTGTTAAAAATCTGGTGTGTCAGATACTTGCTTGTCCTTTTGAAAGGACTTCCCATGATGCCTTTCACCCGTTCACCCATCTTCTCAGCCATCAGCtcctgaaaatgaaacattataataacattgtttttctgacactgaaactaaacacatgaaactattattatattaaagtgAAACTATGTCATTTCTGTCCCAATCAATAACCCATAAACAATCCATAATGAAGAATCTATATTCAAGAATCAACAATCCATAATGAACAATCTATATTCAAGAATCAACAATCCATAATGAACAATCTATATTCAAGAATCAACAATCCATAATGAAGAATCTATATTCAAGAATCAACAATCCATAATGAACAATCTATATTCAAGAATCAACAATCCATAACTCACAGCTGATGATTCACAGCCTAAGACCCACAGCAGGTCGTCCAAGTCCTTCTCAGTCACTGTTTCATCCAAAGAGACGCCaagctgtggacacacacacacacacacacacaccatcatcatcatttacaggtgAAGTAACATCCTGAGGTAAGAGGGTCACTTGCaggtacagacagacagacagacagaaagacaggtgTCTCACCTCTCCATCTGTGAAGATTCTTAAGTTGATCTGTCTCTGCTCAGCTCGCTCTAAAATATCTTTGGCTGCGACGCCACAGTTTATctttaatgtgtcaaaaaacatGTCGCTATGGAGACGGTGACCTGCCCTCTtcacacctgaaacacagaggtcacagacagAGGGGTCACAGAGAGGTCACAGACAAgggtcacagagacagaggtcaCAAACAGAGGTTACAGACAGAGGGGTCACATAGACAGAggtcacagacagagagagtcacagaggtcagaggtcacagaggggTAACAGAGACaggtcacacagacagaggggTCACaaacagaggtcacagaggggTAACAGAGACAGGTCACAGACAGAGGGGTCACAAACAGAGGTCACAGACAGAGGGGTCACAGAGAGAGGGATCACAGACAGAGGTCACTGGCTGACCTTCAGCGAGGATGAGGGCGGCGGCATGTGTCCTCTCTGCGATGTGTTTGAGTCCCTGAGGACCGTGATACAGCGTGTACATGGCGGCCATGTTGGCGAGCAAAGCCTGAGGATAAACCGGAGGTTTTAATTGAATCTCTATAAAAGAATTCTATCATGATAATAAGTGGGCGTGGTCACACCTGTGCGGTGCAGATGTTACTCGTGGCTTTGTCTCTACGAATGTGCTGCTCTCTCGTCTGTAACGCCAGTCGATAAACTTCTTTCCCCGCGGCGTCCCTGAAACCACACTCttctttttaatatgtttttaatcCACAGATGTCTTTGTTCCCGTCGTCTACTCCTCACCTGGTGACGCCCACCATTCTGCCGGGCATCATACGGACCAGGTGATCTTTGACAGCGAAGAAAGCGGCGTGTGGGCCTCCGTAGCAGAGAGGAACGCCAAACCTCTGTGAGCTGCCCAGAGCGACGTCCACACCAAACTCTCCAGGAGGACGCAGGACGCAGAGCGCCAGCAGATCTGTGGCGCAGCAGGCGAGCGcctggacacacagacacgtcaCATTACGTTCTTCAGTTACTTTTTTCTTATGTTTACAAAGAAGCGGCGTCTCACCCCTCCTTTGTGTGCTCGGTCCACGAGAGCAGTGAAGTCTTCTACTCGACCGTCGGTGTCTGGATACTGGAAGAGGACGCCGCTGACGTTCTTACCACTGAAATCCATCTGATGAGGAAGTCTGAGCTCCGTCTGCACGCCAATGtaactgcaacacacacacacacacgcacacacaaacacctgtgtgtcaatgtgtgtgtttatgtgtgtgtgtgtgtgtgtgtgtgtgtcacatactTGGCTCTTGTCTGGACCACAGCGATGGTCTGAGGGTGACAGCGTGGGTCGATGTAAAAAGTGCGTCTTTTGTTCTGTCTGTCAAAGAAAGTAAATACAAACTCAATTTACtgaacttttattatttaaagttttGAACTCCTCGTactcctggtcctggttcagtacaggacttttttttctgtttacacCAGGAatagaaccaaaaaaaaacccccagaaaGTATTGCATTCATAAAATGGTCCGGTCAGGGCGGAGCAAGACCGGCTCAAcccacagtcagctgattgggcaacagaaaaaaGTGTTGAGTGTAAATCTCCCATGGAAGTCGAGACAAAACGTCCACAGTCTGTCCTAAAAAGACTGGTACGACGCCCACATTCCGCCTACCAGGCCTAACCCGGGCCTAACCCGGGCCTTTCCCGGTCCTGACCCGGGCCTGGACCAAACTGAAACGTAATGAAGGAAACACTGACCTGTGACACAGCTGCATGGCCTCAGCAGCCGCCGTTCCCTCGTCCAGCAGCGAGGCGTTGGCGACCGGCAGtcctgtgatgtcacagatCATGGTCTGGTAGTTGAGGAGCGACTCCAGACGACCTTGAGAGACCTCGGGCTGGTACGGCGTGTACTGAGTGACCCTGAGAAGCACATGTCGTGGGATCACGCTCACTGACTTATGTCAGTTTCAATGAGAAACCAAACCAGATCAATCCACTTCTGCAGAGGTCACATCAGGTCACTTACCAGCCTGCATTCTCAAGCAGGTTACGCTGGATAGGGGGCGGTACTGAGCAGTTGTAATAACCCATGCCAATGTACGACCTCCACACTTTGTTCTTTGCTGCAATTTTCTGTAAAGACTCAAGGATTTCATTTTCACCTGGAAAATATTCAAGAGGGTCACATGATGTTTAAATCCCTTTATAGACACACAGACGTCTGTACCAGTAAAATGCtaacaatgataaaagaaaatcaatttgtccaCTTGACTCTTCTATAAATTAGTTTCCTGTATGATTTCAACATCTCTGTGGTAAAAACCGCTGAATTTACGcatcatttcctgttcaaatacacGGGAGAAGAGTGAGGCAGCGGTTTAGCTTCAgctctgtgccacacacacacacacacactgactcatgTCCACCGCTGTCAACTTTGATTCTACATGTACTACACAGTCTCATATATTTAACGAACGTGTGAAAATGCACAAGTACCGTGCCCCACtgatagggggcagtgctgagcccTATAGGCACAatgactctacctcgactaagacgacaaaaaacaaacaaacaaaaaaacttcgcacttatgactagcacttcatagtttgttctacttgaagctcttacttacttctagctcttat
The DNA window shown above is from Solea senegalensis isolate Sse05_10M linkage group LG5, IFAPA_SoseM_1, whole genome shotgun sequence and carries:
- the gldc gene encoding glycine dehydrogenase (decarboxylating), mitochondrial, whose translation is MQNCSRSWSFFWAKGPSRSRVLCALRPASPAATRGLTPGLRAGTHGLSSCAAATAAGSSRRIEGIFPRHDDFSERHIGPGEREKTEMLDVLGLKSIDQLIENTVPLSIRLQRSLRLDDPVCENEILESLQKIAAKNKVWRSYIGMGYYNCSVPPPIQRNLLENAGWVTQYTPYQPEVSQGRLESLLNYQTMICDITGLPVANASLLDEGTAAAEAMQLCHRQNKRRTFYIDPRCHPQTIAVVQTRANYIGVQTELRLPHQMDFSGKNVSGVLFQYPDTDGRVEDFTALVDRAHKGGALACCATDLLALCVLRPPGEFGVDVALGSSQRFGVPLCYGGPHAAFFAVKDHLVRMMPGRMVGVTRDAAGKEVYRLALQTREQHIRRDKATSNICTAQALLANMAAMYTLYHGPQGLKHIAERTHAAALILAEGVKRAGHRLHSDMFFDTLKINCGVAAKDILERAEQRQINLRIFTDGELGVSLDETVTEKDLDDLLWVLGCESSAELMAEKMGERVKGIMGSPFKRTSKYLTHQIFNSFHSETNIVRYMKRLENKDISLVHSMIPLGSCTMKLNSSSELMPITWKEFSNMHPFVPLDQAEGYQTLFKQLEKDLCEVTGYDKISFQPNSGAQGEYAGLAAIKAYLNSKGQRQRSVCLIPKSAHGTNPASAQMAGMKVQVVEVDKDGNIDLVHLKALVDKHKASLAAMMITYPSTFGVFEEQIRDVCDLIHENGGQVYLDGANMNAQVGLCRPGDYGSDVSHLNLHKTFCIPHGGGGPGMGPIGVKSHLAPFLPSHPVVAMASVNSSSSLGTISAAPWGSSAILPISWAYIKMMGSKGLRHATEVAILNANYMAKRLEGPYKILYQGSKGFVAHEFIVDLRPFKRTANIEAVDVAKRLQDYGFHAPTMSWPVTGTLMIEPTESEDKAELDRFCDALLAIRQEITDIEDGRMDARVNALKMAPHSLACVSSSNWDRPYSREFASFPLPFIKPETKFWPSISRIDDIYGDQNLVCTCPPMEAYESPYEEKRVLS